In Pseudophryne corroboree isolate aPseCor3 chromosome 7, aPseCor3.hap2, whole genome shotgun sequence, a single window of DNA contains:
- the LOC134944388 gene encoding taste receptor type 2 member 40-like: MLSPTFIVLLSIAFLQSGIAITLNMYIMIMDAKSIKNNTRLNPSHLIHLLRGLVNILLQCSLTVMASLYVICVPVLFIKEVYFPFIIITLTMIYCSFWLTAWLCAYYCTTITNFRYGLCVWLQRISSSSLLLLLLLTAGGTFLIGLLFIWNIKIEAEVKGSENSTLGASFISGTFNFNPLYFLITTILGCGLPFILILYSIILTVSSLLRHVCNMKQSDSGFTHPKLQAHLNAIRTVTLILIVFVTFCIAEIVLSTASFSSSPNEKLVICWAILMSYPTAESIIDIQASTKLRKVFVETFSAVCRRNTKPDN, from the coding sequence ATGCTGTCTCCAACCTTTATTGTTCTGCTAAGCATTGCATTCCTCCAAAGTGGGATAGCGATTACACTGAACATGTACATCATGATTATGGATGCTAAAAGCATTAAAAATAATACAAGACTGAACCCATCTCATCTGATCCATCTTCTGCGAGGACTGGTGAACATTCTCCTGCAGTGCAGTCTGACAGTAATGGCCTCACTCTATGTCATTTGTGTTCCTGTGCTGTTTATTAAGGAAGTATACTTTCCATTTATCATAATTACTCTTACCATGATATACTGCAGCTTCTGGCTGACTGCCTGGCTCTGTGCCTACTACTGTACCACCATCACCAACTTCAGATATGGGCTCTGTGTTTGGTTACAGAGGATCAGCTCATCTTCCCTTCTGCTGCTGCTTCTACTCACAGCCGGTGGGACATTTCTCATAGGTCTCCTGTTCATTTGGAATATCAAAATTGAAGCAGAAGTGAAAGGATCTGAGAATAGTACTCTAGGAGCTTCTTTTATCAGTGGGACATTTAATTTTAATCCTTTGTATTTCCTGATAACCACCATTCTTGGCTGCGGGCTGCCCTTTATCCTCATACTCTACTCTATTATACTCACGGTTTCCTCTCTTTTGAGACACGTGTGTAACATGAAGCAGAGTGACTCTGGATTTACGCATCCTAAACTCCAAGCCCACCTCAATGCTATAAGAACAGTTACCCTGATCCTCATAGTCTTTGTAACCTTCTGTATAGCTGAGATTGTGTTGTCCACAGCTTCATTCAGTTCCTCCCCAAATGAGAAGCTTGTAATTTGCTGGGCCATACTGATGTCCTATCCAACAGCAGAGTCCATCATCGATATCCAGGCCAGCACCAAGCTCAGGAAGGTCTTTGTAGAGACGTTTTCTGCAGTCTGCAGGAGAAACACAAAACCTGACAATTAG